From a region of the Paraburkholderia hospita genome:
- the uppS gene encoding polyprenyl diphosphate synthase, with protein MTYTSSTVRVPDVSAVPRHIAIIMDGNGRWATQRRLPRVAGHTRGVDAVRAAVEACARQGVEYLTLFAFSSENWRRPTDEVSFLMRLFVTALEREIGKLHANGIRLRVVGDLSMFDKKIQDLIARAETKTARNTRLTLTIAANYGGRWDIMQATRKLVEQSVAAGRPVEVNEDAFAEHLAMAYAPEPDLFIRTGGEQRISNFLLWQLAYTEFYFTDTYWPDFDADALGRAIGSYTGRERRFGRTSAQLEPQSQNVDSLPC; from the coding sequence ATGACCTATACAAGCTCAACCGTTCGCGTCCCTGACGTTTCAGCCGTACCACGTCATATCGCGATCATCATGGACGGCAATGGCCGTTGGGCGACGCAACGCCGCCTGCCGCGCGTGGCGGGCCATACGCGCGGCGTCGACGCCGTGCGCGCAGCCGTCGAGGCGTGCGCGCGCCAGGGCGTCGAATACCTGACGCTGTTCGCATTCAGTTCGGAAAACTGGCGCCGTCCGACCGACGAAGTGTCGTTCCTGATGCGCCTGTTCGTGACCGCGCTCGAGCGCGAGATTGGCAAGCTGCACGCGAACGGCATCCGCCTGCGCGTGGTCGGCGATCTGTCGATGTTCGACAAGAAGATCCAGGATCTGATCGCACGCGCCGAAACCAAGACGGCGCGCAACACGCGCCTCACGCTCACCATCGCCGCGAACTACGGCGGCCGCTGGGACATCATGCAGGCCACGCGCAAGCTGGTCGAGCAGTCGGTGGCGGCGGGGCGTCCCGTCGAGGTCAACGAAGATGCCTTCGCCGAGCATCTTGCGATGGCCTACGCACCCGAGCCGGACCTGTTCATCCGCACGGGCGGCGAGCAGCGCATCAGCAACTTCCTGCTGTGGCAGCTCGCCTACACCGAGTTCTATTTCACTGACACCTACTGGCCGGATTTCGACGCCGACGCGCTCGGCCGCGCCATCGGTTCATACACGGGGCGCGAGCGCCGCTTCGGACGCACGAGCGCGCAGCTCGAGCCGCAATCGCAAAACGTCGATTCGCTTCCATGCTAA
- a CDS encoding phosphatidate cytidylyltransferase: MLKTRVITAIVLLAILLPVTLWAPIGGFGALIAFVVVFAAWEWARLLKLPGAGPVIYAIVAALALVASTKLGTGVTAPRPLFEASSIFWIFAGPFVLLRKPTLAQGAWRPFLLLAGVVVFAACWHALVAARMAGVPFVLSLLLVVWLADIGAYFAGKAFGKHKLAPSISPGKTWEGAIGGWLAVMIVAALAVITHAFAPTLFSALLDHLGTARAFATLTLLVVFSVVGDLFESMLKRQAGVKDSSNLLPGHGGVLDRIDALLPVLPLAMLVLS; encoded by the coding sequence ATGCTAAAAACCCGTGTCATCACGGCGATCGTCCTGCTGGCTATTCTTCTGCCTGTCACGCTTTGGGCGCCGATCGGCGGCTTTGGCGCGCTGATCGCGTTCGTCGTCGTGTTCGCCGCGTGGGAATGGGCGCGGCTTCTGAAGCTGCCGGGCGCCGGTCCCGTGATCTACGCGATCGTCGCCGCGCTGGCGCTGGTCGCCAGCACGAAGCTCGGCACAGGCGTCACGGCGCCGCGCCCGCTCTTCGAGGCGTCGTCAATCTTCTGGATATTCGCCGGCCCGTTCGTGCTGCTGCGCAAGCCGACGCTCGCGCAAGGCGCATGGCGGCCGTTCCTGCTGCTGGCGGGCGTGGTCGTGTTCGCCGCCTGCTGGCATGCGCTCGTCGCGGCGCGGATGGCGGGCGTGCCGTTCGTGCTTTCCCTGCTGCTGGTGGTCTGGTTGGCCGATATCGGCGCATACTTCGCGGGTAAGGCGTTTGGAAAGCACAAACTCGCGCCGTCGATCAGTCCCGGCAAGACCTGGGAAGGCGCGATCGGCGGGTGGCTGGCCGTGATGATCGTCGCGGCCCTGGCTGTCATCACGCATGCCTTCGCGCCGACCCTGTTTTCCGCGCTGCTCGACCATCTGGGCACCGCTCGTGCGTTTGCCACGCTGACCTTGCTGGTCGTGTTCAGCGTGGTGGGCGATCTGTTCGAATCGATGCTCAAGCGCCAGGCTGGCGTGAAGGATTCGAGCAATCTGCTGCCGGGTCACGGTGGCGTGCTCGACCGCATCGACGCTTTGTTGCCGGTGCTGCCGCTTGCGATGCTCGTGTTGTCGTAG
- a CDS encoding 1-deoxy-D-xylulose-5-phosphate reductoisomerase, with product MQKRISLLGSTGSIGDSTLDVVARHPERFSVYALTAHRNGDKLVEQCLRFKPEVAVVGDADTAASVAAKLRAAGCKTEVTYGPQALVDVSKSDGCDTVVAAIVGAAGLEPSLAAARAGKRILLANKEALVMSGAIFMDAVRDNGAILLPVDSEHNAIFQCLPRESALHGGVSKIILTASGGPFRTREPSSLVDITPEEACKHPNWVMGRKISVDSATMMNKGLEVIEAHWLFNLPGDRIEVLIHPQSVIHSLVSYTDGSVLAQLGNPDMRTPIAHALAFPDRVDSGVAQLDLAQIAQLSFEKPDYTRFPCLALAMKALAEGGVASAALNAANEIAVEAFLTRRIGFMAIARVVDAVLNALPNREASSLADVVDADAAARRAAHAFIDGLPAGARLTERAVQ from the coding sequence ATGCAAAAACGAATTAGTTTGCTCGGTTCCACGGGCTCGATCGGAGACAGCACGCTCGACGTCGTCGCGCGTCATCCTGAGCGCTTCTCGGTGTACGCGCTGACGGCGCACCGCAACGGCGACAAGCTCGTCGAGCAATGCTTGCGCTTCAAGCCCGAAGTGGCCGTGGTCGGCGATGCCGATACGGCTGCGAGCGTGGCCGCGAAACTGCGCGCAGCGGGCTGCAAGACCGAGGTGACTTACGGTCCGCAGGCATTGGTCGACGTGTCGAAGAGCGACGGCTGCGACACCGTCGTCGCGGCGATCGTCGGCGCGGCGGGCCTCGAGCCGAGCCTCGCGGCGGCGCGCGCCGGCAAGCGCATCCTGCTCGCGAACAAGGAAGCGCTCGTGATGTCGGGTGCGATCTTCATGGACGCGGTGCGCGACAACGGCGCGATCCTGCTACCCGTCGACAGCGAGCACAACGCGATTTTCCAGTGTCTGCCGCGCGAATCGGCGCTGCATGGCGGCGTGTCGAAGATCATCCTGACGGCCTCGGGCGGACCGTTCCGCACACGCGAACCGTCCAGTCTCGTCGACATCACGCCGGAAGAAGCGTGCAAGCATCCGAACTGGGTGATGGGCCGCAAGATTTCCGTCGATTCCGCGACGATGATGAACAAGGGCCTCGAAGTGATCGAGGCGCATTGGCTCTTCAATCTGCCCGGCGATCGCATCGAGGTGCTGATTCACCCGCAGAGCGTGATCCACTCGCTGGTCTCCTACACCGACGGTTCGGTGCTCGCGCAACTGGGCAACCCGGACATGCGCACGCCCATCGCGCACGCGCTGGCGTTCCCCGATCGCGTCGATTCCGGCGTCGCGCAACTCGATCTCGCGCAGATCGCTCAACTGTCGTTCGAGAAGCCCGATTACACGCGCTTCCCGTGCCTCGCGCTCGCGATGAAGGCACTGGCTGAAGGCGGCGTCGCGAGCGCCGCGCTGAACGCGGCAAACGAGATCGCCGTCGAAGCATTCCTGACGCGCCGCATCGGCTTCATGGCGATCGCCCGGGTCGTCGATGCCGTGCTGAACGCATTGCCCAACCGCGAGGCGTCGAGCCTCGCCGACGTGGTCGACGCCGACGCCGCTGCGCGCCGCGCTGCCCACGCATTCATCGACGGTCTGCCGGCGGGCGCTCGCCTTACGGAACGCGCCGTCCAGTGA
- the rseP gene encoding RIP metalloprotease RseP — MNLLIELVAFAVAIGVLVVVHEYGHYSIARLCGVKVLRFSIGFGKPLARWVSKKTGTEWTIAALPLGGYVKMLDEREEGAPIAPEDLPRAFNRQSVGKRIAIVAAGPIANFILAIVLFAAVFATGVTEPAAIVAAPAVETAAARAGFDGGETVVAVRDANAGESEPVRSWSDLRWKLLGAAFDHKRVVLTAKDTHGTFDFPLDLQNLSDKEVDDDFMSHLGFEPGGGTLSVAGVQPGSAALQAGLLAGDRIRAVDGHPADNATTFISYIKSHAGKPIVLQIERGAKNQQAGALQNLTIVPGAQRDETTGQPIGRIGAELATQVPSIDVRYGPVDSVRLGAHRTWDLAVYSVRMFGRMIVGEASLKNLSGPVTIADYAGKSARLGPSAFLSFLALVSISLGVLNLLPIPVLDGGHLLYYLVEAVTGKAVSDRWQLVLQRAGLACIVALSAIALFNDLARLIHF; from the coding sequence ATGAACCTGCTGATCGAACTGGTCGCCTTCGCAGTCGCGATTGGCGTACTGGTGGTCGTCCATGAGTATGGCCACTACAGCATCGCTCGCTTGTGCGGCGTCAAGGTGTTGCGCTTTTCGATTGGCTTCGGCAAGCCGCTCGCGCGCTGGGTCAGCAAGAAGACGGGTACCGAGTGGACCATCGCGGCGCTGCCGCTCGGCGGCTACGTCAAGATGCTCGACGAGCGCGAAGAGGGCGCGCCCATTGCGCCCGAAGACCTGCCGCGCGCGTTCAACCGTCAATCGGTCGGCAAGCGCATCGCGATCGTGGCGGCCGGCCCGATCGCCAACTTCATTCTTGCCATCGTGCTGTTCGCAGCCGTGTTCGCGACGGGCGTCACCGAGCCCGCGGCGATCGTCGCGGCGCCCGCTGTCGAGACGGCCGCCGCGCGCGCGGGCTTCGACGGCGGCGAGACGGTGGTTGCCGTGCGCGATGCGAATGCGGGCGAATCGGAACCCGTGCGCTCGTGGTCCGATCTGCGCTGGAAGCTGCTCGGCGCCGCGTTCGATCACAAGCGCGTCGTGCTGACCGCGAAGGACACGCACGGCACGTTCGACTTCCCGCTCGACTTGCAAAATCTTTCCGACAAGGAAGTCGATGACGACTTCATGTCACACCTCGGTTTCGAGCCGGGTGGCGGGACGTTGTCGGTGGCGGGCGTGCAGCCGGGCAGCGCGGCCTTGCAGGCGGGACTGCTGGCGGGCGACCGGATTCGCGCCGTCGACGGTCATCCCGCCGACAACGCGACCACCTTCATCAGCTACATCAAGTCGCACGCGGGCAAGCCGATCGTGCTGCAAATCGAGCGCGGCGCGAAGAATCAGCAGGCGGGTGCATTACAGAATCTAACCATCGTGCCGGGCGCACAGCGCGACGAAACGACGGGGCAACCCATCGGCCGCATCGGCGCTGAGCTCGCGACGCAGGTGCCGTCCATCGACGTCCGTTATGGTCCTGTCGACAGCGTGCGCCTCGGCGCGCATCGCACGTGGGACCTTGCTGTGTACTCGGTGCGGATGTTCGGCCGGATGATCGTCGGCGAAGCGTCGTTGAAGAATCTGTCCGGTCCCGTGACCATCGCGGACTATGCAGGCAAGAGCGCGAGACTCGGTCCGTCAGCATTCCTGTCGTTCCTTGCGCTTGTCAGCATAAGCCTCGGCGTGCTCAACCTTTTACCAATACCGGTATTGGACGGGGGGCATCTGTTATATTATCTGGTTGAAGCTGTTACCGGCAAAGCTGTATCCGATCGCTGGCAGCTCGTTCTTCAAAGAGCGGGACTGGCTTGTATCGTCGCCTTGTCGGCGATCGCGCTGTTCAACGATCTTGCTCGTTTAATCCATTTTTAA